A window of Theropithecus gelada isolate Dixy chromosome 14, Tgel_1.0, whole genome shotgun sequence contains these coding sequences:
- the C14H11orf40 gene encoding LOW QUALITY PROTEIN: putative uncharacterized protein C11orf40 homolog (The sequence of the model RefSeq protein was modified relative to this genomic sequence to represent the inferred CDS: inserted 3 bases in 2 codons; deleted 1 base in 1 codon), producing ERQAKLSILQMDRGAPQHGSRWCPESKNILINFYRAFNLDEDVFIHQANHPLTVLSSVVMGSNDHSLAEGDKRPCYRVLPCYLEHVSSRVSISWISALLPVGAMKHQLLCYLMDLIXCSFWLAGQCMSLKATNMQHCKCSIATWDWXIELDCTDYKTLPSEHSVLALLQVFVGQNMCMDRVLLHVDVNCLKSLP from the exons GAAAGACAGGCAAAGCTGTCCATCTTGCAGATGGACAGAGGGGCCCCACAACATGGCTCACGCTGGTGCCCAGAG TCCAAAAATATCCTTATAAACTTCTACAGAGCCTTTAACTTAGATGAGGATGTCTTCATACACCAGGCCAACCACCCACTAACAGTGCTGTCTAGTGTGGTGATGGGTAGTAATGACCACTCCTTGGCAGAAGGTGATAAAAGACCTTGCTATAGGGTACT ACCTTGCTATCTGGAACATGTTTCCAGTAGAGTCTCTATTTCCTGGATCTCAGCCCTTCTACCTGTGGGAGCAATGAAACACCAGCTTCTATGTTACTTAATGGATCTTAT ATGCTCTTTCTGGTTAGCAGGTCAG TGTATGAGCCTTAAAGCTACCAACATGCAACACTGCAAGTGTTCAATAGCCACATGGGACT CCATTGAATTGGACTGCACTGATTACAAAACACTTCCATCAGAACATTCTGTCCTAGCACTGCTCCAAGTCTTTGTAGGGCAAAAC ATGTGTATGGATCGTGTTTTACTTCATGTGGATGTGAACTGTTTGAAGTCCCTGCCCtga